In Synechococcus sp. KORDI-52, one genomic interval encodes:
- the sufD gene encoding Fe-S cluster assembly protein SufD yields the protein MASSVLAPVQERGRAALEQLGLPNRRQEPWRLTDLKRLAAVSELPASASPLSEPLPASLDGVTRLVLNGFDDPLAGQILPEGITALNAEELEQALGHTLDRCGCAQVWPVEFNHAKAQQILALRVRGRVGPLELVLAAGAGLNATRVLLLLEEKAELELMQVLLAEGASAHSHVLEVHLGQEAQLRHGVLATADGASSLMAHLAVEQEPRSSYALTSVVQGWNLGRVEPRVVQVDGQAETVLKGLAVTGAEQQLATHTAVRFDGPEGELDQLQKCLAGGQSHAIFNGAISVPRDAQRTNAAQLSRNLLLSDRARVDTKPELEIVADDVRCAHGATVSQLQDDELFYLQSRGIAAGDATALLLRGACQEVIAQLPAAAQVWRPLERVMESLAP from the coding sequence ATGGCGAGCAGTGTGCTGGCGCCAGTGCAGGAGCGCGGTCGAGCCGCGCTTGAACAGCTTGGTCTGCCCAACCGCCGCCAGGAGCCCTGGCGTCTCACCGACCTCAAACGGCTTGCAGCTGTCTCGGAATTGCCCGCCAGTGCCTCGCCACTGTCTGAGCCCCTGCCGGCCAGCCTTGACGGGGTGACCCGTCTGGTGCTGAATGGTTTTGATGATCCCCTGGCCGGCCAGATTCTTCCGGAGGGAATCACGGCGCTGAATGCTGAAGAGCTGGAGCAGGCCCTCGGCCACACCCTTGATCGCTGCGGTTGTGCCCAGGTCTGGCCCGTAGAGTTCAACCATGCCAAAGCCCAGCAGATCCTGGCCCTCAGGGTGCGGGGACGGGTCGGCCCGTTGGAGCTGGTGCTGGCTGCCGGTGCCGGCTTGAACGCCACGCGGGTGCTGCTGCTGCTGGAGGAAAAAGCTGAACTTGAGTTGATGCAGGTGCTGCTGGCTGAGGGGGCATCGGCCCACAGCCATGTGCTGGAAGTGCATCTGGGGCAGGAAGCCCAACTGCGCCATGGCGTGCTGGCCACGGCGGATGGCGCGTCATCGCTGATGGCTCATCTGGCTGTCGAGCAGGAGCCCCGCAGCTCCTATGCCCTTACTTCGGTGGTTCAGGGTTGGAACCTGGGACGGGTGGAGCCTCGGGTGGTGCAGGTGGATGGCCAGGCAGAGACCGTGCTCAAAGGTCTGGCTGTCACCGGCGCCGAGCAGCAGCTGGCCACCCACACCGCGGTGCGCTTCGACGGGCCGGAGGGGGAGCTGGATCAATTGCAGAAATGCCTGGCCGGCGGCCAGTCCCACGCGATTTTCAACGGCGCCATCAGTGTTCCCCGCGATGCTCAGCGCACCAACGCTGCGCAGTTGAGCCGCAACCTGTTGCTGTCTGATCGGGCCCGGGTGGACACCAAGCCCGAGTTGGAGATTGTGGCTGACGATGTGCGCTGCGCTCACGGCGCCACCGTGTCGCAGCTTCAGGACGACGAGCTCTTCTATCTCCAGAGCCGGGGCATCGCTGCGGGGGATGCAACGGCGCTGCTGCTGCGCGGGGCCTGCCAGGAGGTGATCGCCCAGCTTCCTGCTGCTGCGCAGGTTTGGCGCCCCCTGGAGCGCGTGATGGAGAGCCTCGCCCCATGA
- the sufB gene encoding Fe-S cluster assembly protein SufB yields the protein MTSTSTRDLVSQPYKYGFVTEIETDKIAKGLSEEVVRLISAKKEEPDFLLQFRLKAFRHWLTLEEPDWAALGYSEIDYQDIVYYAAPKQQEKKASLDEVDPKLLETFDKLGIPLSEQKRLSNVAVDAVFDSVSIATTYKEKLAEHGVVFCSFSEAVKEHPELIERYLGTVVSSNDNYFAALNSAVFSDGSFVFIPKGVECPMELSTYFRINSGDTGQFERTLIVAEEGASVSYLEGCTAPMFDTNQLHAAVVELVALDDASIKYSTVQNWYAGDENGVGGIYNFVTKRGQCRGDRSRISWTQVETGSAITWKYPSCVLQGADSVGEFYSVALTNNCQQADTGTKMVHVGPRTRSTIVSKGISAGRSSNSYRGLVQMGPNAKGARNYSQCDSMLIGDQAAANTYPYIRSQQPQAAIEHEASTCRISEDQLFYLQSRGIGFEEAVSMMVSGFCRDVFNQLPMEFAAEADKLLALKLEGSVG from the coding sequence ATGACCAGTACCTCCACACGGGATCTCGTCAGCCAGCCGTACAAGTACGGCTTCGTCACCGAGATCGAGACCGACAAGATCGCCAAGGGTCTCAGTGAAGAGGTCGTTCGCCTGATTTCGGCCAAGAAGGAGGAGCCGGACTTCCTTCTGCAGTTCCGGCTCAAGGCGTTTCGCCACTGGCTCACCCTCGAGGAGCCCGACTGGGCTGCCCTGGGTTATTCAGAGATCGATTACCAGGACATCGTTTATTACGCGGCTCCCAAGCAGCAGGAGAAGAAGGCCAGCCTCGATGAGGTGGATCCGAAGCTGCTGGAAACCTTCGACAAGCTCGGCATCCCGCTGAGCGAGCAGAAGCGCCTCAGCAACGTGGCGGTGGACGCTGTTTTCGACAGCGTTTCGATTGCCACCACTTACAAGGAGAAGCTGGCGGAACACGGGGTGGTGTTCTGCTCCTTCAGTGAGGCGGTCAAGGAGCACCCCGAGCTGATCGAGCGCTACCTCGGCACGGTGGTTTCCAGCAACGACAACTATTTCGCCGCCCTGAACTCAGCCGTGTTCAGCGACGGATCCTTCGTCTTCATTCCGAAGGGCGTCGAGTGCCCGATGGAGCTGTCCACCTACTTCCGGATCAATTCCGGCGACACCGGACAGTTCGAACGCACCTTGATCGTGGCCGAAGAAGGTGCCTCGGTGAGTTATCTCGAGGGATGCACGGCACCGATGTTCGACACCAACCAGCTGCATGCGGCGGTGGTGGAACTGGTGGCCCTCGACGACGCCTCAATCAAATACTCCACGGTTCAGAACTGGTACGCCGGTGATGAAAACGGCGTCGGCGGGATCTACAACTTCGTTACCAAGCGCGGCCAGTGCCGCGGTGATCGCAGCCGCATCAGCTGGACCCAGGTCGAGACCGGTTCGGCCATCACCTGGAAGTATCCAAGTTGCGTGCTGCAGGGTGCTGATTCGGTGGGTGAGTTCTATTCTGTGGCCCTCACCAACAACTGCCAGCAGGCCGACACCGGGACCAAGATGGTCCACGTCGGACCACGCACCCGCTCCACGATCGTGAGCAAGGGCATCAGTGCCGGGCGCTCCAGCAACAGCTACCGCGGGCTCGTGCAGATGGGGCCCAATGCCAAAGGTGCCCGCAACTACAGCCAATGTGATTCGATGCTGATCGGCGATCAAGCGGCTGCGAACACCTACCCCTACATCCGTTCGCAGCAGCCGCAGGCGGCCATCGAACATGAGGCCAGCACCTGTCGCATCTCCGAAGACCAGCTCTTCTATCTGCAGAGCCGTGGCATCGGGTTTGAAGAGGCCGTCTCGATGATGGTCAGCGGCTTCTGCCGCGACGTCTTCAATCAACTGCCGATGGAGTTTGCCGCTGAGGCCGACAAACTGCTGGCCCTCAAACTCGAGGGGTCCGTGGGCTGA
- the sufC gene encoding Fe-S cluster assembly ATPase SufC yields MIRPDAELLLDIQDLHASVEDKPILKGVNLQVRAGEVHAVMGRNGSGKSTLSKVLAGHPAYRVTGGTVRYRGQDLFELEPEERARLGVFLGFQYPVEIPGVSNLEFLRVSTNARREKQGQEELDTFAFEDHVNDKLKVVQMDPAFLERSVNEGFSGGEKKRNEILQMALLEPVVAILDETDSGLDIDALRIVAGGVNQLATEDNATLLITHYQRLLDEITPDYVHVMAAGRILRTGGRELALELEQTGYDWVDQELAAQGAA; encoded by the coding sequence GTGATTCGCCCTGACGCTGAGCTGCTGCTCGACATCCAAGACCTGCATGCCTCCGTTGAGGACAAGCCCATTCTCAAGGGGGTGAATCTGCAGGTGCGGGCTGGTGAGGTGCATGCCGTGATGGGCCGCAACGGCAGTGGCAAGAGCACGCTCTCCAAGGTGTTGGCCGGGCACCCGGCCTATCGGGTCACGGGCGGCACCGTTCGTTATCGCGGCCAGGATCTGTTTGAGCTGGAGCCCGAAGAGCGGGCGCGGCTGGGGGTGTTCCTCGGATTCCAGTACCCCGTTGAGATCCCTGGCGTCAGCAACTTGGAATTCCTGCGGGTTTCCACCAATGCCCGGCGCGAGAAACAGGGTCAGGAAGAGCTCGATACGTTTGCCTTTGAGGACCACGTGAACGACAAGCTCAAGGTGGTGCAGATGGACCCTGCTTTCCTCGAGCGCAGCGTGAATGAAGGCTTCTCCGGGGGCGAGAAAAAGCGCAACGAGATTCTGCAGATGGCGCTGCTGGAGCCCGTGGTGGCGATCCTGGATGAAACCGATTCCGGCCTGGATATCGATGCCCTGCGCATCGTGGCCGGTGGTGTGAACCAGCTGGCGACGGAAGACAACGCCACGCTGCTGATCACCCACTACCAGCGTCTTCTCGATGAGATCACACCGGACTATGTGCATGTGATGGCGGCAGGCCGGATCCTGCGCACCGGAGGCCGGGAGCTGGCCCTTGAGCTGGAGCAGACCGGATACGACTGGGTGGATCAGGAACTGGCCGCCCAGGGAGCAGCTTGA
- a CDS encoding ferredoxin-thioredoxin reductase catalytic domain-containing protein, which yields MSDAPQEPTAESLEVIRKFAETYAQRTGTYFCADPSVTAVVLKGLARHKDDLGGALCPCRHYEDKEAEVSQAFWNCPCVPMRERKECHCMLFLTEDNPFACPEKTQTITTETINATAG from the coding sequence ATGTCCGACGCCCCTCAAGAGCCGACAGCAGAAAGCCTGGAGGTCATCCGCAAGTTCGCTGAAACCTACGCACAGCGCACCGGCACCTATTTCTGTGCGGACCCCAGCGTCACCGCCGTTGTACTGAAGGGTCTGGCGCGTCACAAGGACGATCTGGGGGGAGCGCTGTGCCCTTGCCGCCATTACGAAGACAAGGAGGCCGAGGTCTCCCAAGCCTTCTGGAACTGCCCATGCGTTCCGATGCGCGAACGCAAGGAGTGCCACTGCATGCTCTTCCTCACCGAGGACAACCCCTTCGCTTGCCCTGAGAAGACGCAGACCATCACCACCGAAACGATCAACGCCACCGCCGGCTGA